Sequence from the Vicia villosa cultivar HV-30 ecotype Madison, WI unplaced genomic scaffold, Vvil1.0 ctg.000460F_1_1, whole genome shotgun sequence genome:
TGTGCACATTGTAGGGAGAAAGTTTGGTGGGAAGAGAATTCTTATGAATGTCTCCTCTAATCACTTGGATAATTTTTCATTCCAATCTGAAACAGGTGTTAAGAAGtagaaatatatttttcaaagAAAGAATGCAACTGAGAGAGTGCTAGGTAAATAAGCTCTTGATTGTAAGGAAATTATATAAGCTATTGGGATAGTGAAGACTATGACTAATGTTGGTCCTTGGTATGAGAAATTGGTCAATGAGTTCATTATCAACATATCCAATGAATGTAATATTGAAGGCAACTAGAAGTATATAAAGGTGTATGATAGAGAAAAGTGTGTGAATCTTTAACCTTCAACTATTAATTAATTGGGAAGAATCAAGGTTCCTTCTATATATAAGATTATGACCAAGGAAAGATAACCCGAGGAAGAAGAAAAGCTTGCAGTCTGAGAGAAGAGGAAATTGTAAGTGAGGATGATGAAAAACATTATGTTGAAGTAAAATTATGGAGCTTCATAGTTATTCTCAACTATTGAAGACAATATTGAATGTTGGAGCTTGTTATCCTAAGTTCATGAAGGAGATTGATGTTAAGAATGGTAGTATTTCTCATGGGTTGTTGAGTTTTCATTATTAGTTATTTGTTTGGAAAGATCTTTCAAATATTATGTCCAATATCTGTGCATTTGTTGATGAAACCGATTTGGTTTTTGATGAAGAAATGTTGGAGCTGTTTTTACCTCAACCTATTGTTACTGCTACTGCTATTTTGGTGTTCCTTTGAAGGTGGTCTTGTGTTCTTGTTCTATGGTACTTATTCCTTTTGTGACGTCTTTTGGATGAAGTTATGTGCTGGTCTATTTGGCGGTTTTTCTAGTCAAGCCTTTGATCGGGATCCAAAAGCTTATTGTTTTGTTTGTGGTTATTTCCATACCTTTGCCAAACTGTGTCAAAAATGGGAGTAATGATTATGTGGAACAAGATGTTCCAACATGATATTCTCTATGTGTGTGTGTTGATCTAATATCTTGATGAGTAACAACCACCTTACTTATGAGTTACTTCTGTTGAAATTGTTTGATCAGTTTGCTCTCACGTGTGATATGGTGTGCTACTTCTTGAAGATCACACCTTGTAAGTTTTTTCAGCCAAAGTTTGCCAAAAGGAAAGACTGTTGTTCCTTTTGATTGGTTGCATTAGGTAAAATAACATAAGTACAAGATGTATTTTGTGTACAGGAAACATGTGGAACAAAATGTTCCAGCATGTGTTCCACCATTTGGCCTCAATCTGCATACCAAGACTTGTGAGGAAATATGTGCTTGTTGATGTTTGATTCCTGAAAGATTTGTTGTTGTAACTTTGTTGTTATGGAGTTGGAAGATTTTCTTGGATTTACattgaagaaaatatttgattggataAGCATTGAAGAtaaatttggttcagttttatcCATGATTGTGATGGAGAATTAAACAAATATTCCATAGAGAGATTTAATGGGATTTGTTTTAATTACAAGATTTGGATTTGTACTTAATGAAAAATCTTTAATCCAAGATTTAGAAGTGTGGTTCAGTTTTATCAATAGAATTATTCTGAATCCTATACTTGAGAAGTTGAAATCATGATTTATATCAAGTAAATATTTTAGTGGATCTAGAATTCTATCACGAGGACACATGTGAGACCAAATATTCCAGCATGTGTGCAACATCTGGCCTTTGACAGCAAGCCATGATTGTTATTATTCAGAACATAAGTTTTGGATGTATGCTGTTCCTATCTTTTAGAAATATGTTATTTGGATTTGtttgataaatattgaatgaaatcaaattaatttaaactgaatatttaaattttaatttgaataaaaataaatcatatcTTTTGGAGGCTTTTGTGGAATAAATCAAAATAGAATCTCCTATATTTCTAGACGAGATCAAAGTTGTTTATTCCCATTGGAAAAAGCCCAGAAGAAGTATTGTTATTTAAGAAGACTCAAACTTAACGTTTTTAAGGGTGTGCATTTATTGAAGATTCGTGTGTTAGGGTTTATACTTTgagtgtttgtttttgttgttgtttgtgcaCCAGCTCTTTCATTCATATCTTAGAGCATAACGTTTAATTTGTTAGTTAAGTTGTAATTCAATATTCCTTAAGTTTTTTATTGAAGTTGATCATTGGAGTATAATTAAGAAGAGGGGCATTGAACAAGGGACTTGTTCATCTAAGAATCTTTTTACTAATATTATAGAAGagtgattgagagaaagtgaTAGGGTTTTTTATATTTAGGGAGAGACCTAAATAGAAAGTTACTAGGATTAGGAAAAGGCATTGAACAACATAAGGTCGTTGTTCTTATAAGACTAATTGTACTAATTTGAAATAGTGAATTTCCTTTGTTGGGTTGGAAGTCCCCTATACGTAGGTGAAGTTGCACCGAACTGAGTTAACAATTCTTTGTATTCTTTTATTGCTTTAATTGTTAATTGCTACCTTCTAAAAAACTTGTTTTTCGAGATAGAATGTCTCAGACATCGTGTCTAACATCTgatacaaattaaaattatattctcCCTCTAGAAAGATGTCAAATATAACGTGTCAGGCAATGTGTGTGATAAAAGTAATGCAATAACAAATAATATGCAGATACGTTGAAATAAACACAAGGAAATGGTAACTAGTTTGGTGCAATAACACCTACGCCTGGAGGGCGTTAACCTAAGAAAGGAAATCCACTCTTAATAGTAAAAGTACAAATTGATCTCATATGAACTCTTCTTGTTCAAGGCCTTTTCTTAATACTACCCGTTAATTTTTTTTAGGactccccctaaatatgagacCGCTCTCACTTTTTCTCAACCACTATCCCTAGTATTAGACTATTACAAAGTAGTCTGTATGATAAAACACTTACAACTCTACACAAACTCTATTTCATTGCATTCACTATTTCATTGCATATGAATGATTTAAACGAATATAATTTCACAAAGCTAAACAAATAACAACACCAAGGCTCAAAATACTAAAACATGCCTTGCTAGATATCTCAAGATCTGAGTCTTATGTATGGAGACCTTCTCCTTAAATAGAAAAGAATCCAGATATATAACACTTTAGAGTTTTGATCAAAACTTGCGGCTGAAGTAAATTCAAAAAGCACAACTCCATAATCCAATTAAATTTGATTTGCAATCAATCACAAATTAAATCTTCGTCAATTTGATTTTGTCTTGATAATTGATCTTTTGAGAATTCTTTTCTAATTTCAAAAAGCGTACAATCTATCAAACATATAGGAAAACAAATTAAGCGCGAGATTTACTTCTTTGCAACTGGCATCTGAGGCAGGATGCTCCAGTGGGACATCTTGCTCCACATCTTTGCCTCTTGTGTTGACCTTATATAGACTGAATATCTAAACATAATGTAATGGCATCTTGTATTACATGTTCTTTATTATACTTTATGAGAACAATTATTTTACCTTCCAAAAATTCGGGGTTGCAGTAGAGCTAAAATGTTATAGTGGCAACTAGAATGATATGCGACTAAGTTGATGCACTCACATCACATCCATATAGAAAACAAATGCAACAAAGCTGGAGTTAAGTTGATGCACTAAAAAACCAGCAGAGAAAAGGAATGTATGGAAATTGAACATGAAGGAGGTAATGCATGGAACggtgaaaatgaatggcagaaggAAGCATGCAGGCGACTACATTCCTCAATCGCTTGAAGATGGTTTACGGAGGAGCATGGAGAAGCATGTTGAATATGCAATGCATGTTTGAATTGAATGATGCAGATACTCTATTGTTTGTTGCTATTAATTGATGAATTATAAGAGATTCATCATTAATAAATTTACTAAATTCAATCTCATTTACACTGTTTTGGATATAAAACTGTAGTAATAATCAAAGAATGTTCAAGCATGAAACACATTTATGAAGGAAGGGAGAAGATACAAAAGCAACCAAAAATAAATCTTAGAAAATGAAATTTTAGCCATaagtgaaataaataaataattaaaactaattgcAGAGATTGATTTTCATCAACAGCGACAAGATCCAATCAAATCCTACTCAAGCCaaataaaatttacaaagaaaGATCATAAGgttataaagaaataaataaataaataaaaagaaacaaactAAAAGCATGCATGTTTCAAAATATTAATCATCAGATCCAAAAACCGTTACACCAGCTTCAAGACCGAGACACAAAATCAAGCGGCGGCACCAGCGGCGGATCGGTAACGGTATAGTTTACCAAAAACATGCAGAGCGGTGACGAATCCAATGAAACAGAGACTCATCACAAGAACAACCGTTGGAGATATCTTCAATCCAGGAGCATCATCGGTGTAGAATCGCAGCATGTTATTTCCGCCGCTGGATCCTCCCGCGGCAGAGCTGGAGCTAGTGGCGTTTCCACCGCCGAGGCGGCGACGGCGCATTCCGGCTGTAGCGGCAGCGGAGCCGCGTGGAGCCATGACACCCGGCCGTGTTGTGGCAGCGGAGGATGCGGATTGGGATGATTGGGAGGCGCTTCTCGCCATGGTGGGGGAGAAAATGAGGGAGGAATGGATCGgagaaaaaagaagagagaaagaggtgGAAATGGTAACTTGAAATGAATGAGATGAGATGaatcaataaaagaaatgatggttGATTAGATCAGAAAAAATAGGAGAAAGTATTTATGTGACATACAAAATTATATGCATTTAGTCATGTTACTTATCACAattataaaaatcaaaaaatgcAAAGGTAGCTAACATAtgataaaagaattaaaataaaaaagtatcaTGTTAGGATTATAATGGAAATGACTGGCATGAAAATGACGAAGTGCAGTAAGAAATACACCAATTACATAATTTTAAAtgtttaaatatgaaaaaaaaaaaaaaggtagaaATCACTCTATGATCAAgttgttataaaaaaaattaaaagaccaaacagttaaaaataataattaacggATTTCAGGTGTAattttgtctctctctctctctctatatatatatatatatatatatatatatatatatatatatatatatatatatatatatatttataagaaaggataatattaggtagagtactaggggtactcgaacCCGCTTACAAAAAAGGAACACGAACGCTCTAAACAGAAAATTACTAATCAACTGAAATCTACATTAAGTAAAACACCGAGTTTTTACAAAAATCGTAGAAATTACACTTGGAATAAGCAATTTCGCCAAAAAAACGACCATCTTCAAACTTCAATTTGATCTCCCATGTGATATGGTTAACGTTGCAATTCCCGCCATTAAATATTATATCGTTTCTCCTGAGCCATAATAAAGCTTTCATCTTATTCAAGAAAAAATCGAGTATAATGTAAGGACGCAccatgtttaatttatttttaaataaaaactactTATTCCCTTGGTTTTTATATAATGGAAAAGAAAAACAGTTTAGAACATACTTCGAATCCCAACTAgttattgttgtttatgtttttatttttttataagtgtaaactaaatgATCTATTCCTTCTATTTCTCTAAAATCCGAGGAATAGAATAattagattttactataaaagcactctTTAAATAGATTTTACTCTAATTCTAACTTATATAGCCGCCTCAAACTCATATACATTATTTTTTAGGATGAATTGCAAGACAGAAAATTTTTCAATATTATATGCTCTTCTatcttgaataaaatatttttataccctTACAATCTATttcacataatggtgttgattgttgttgttgtttttttgaaaTAACATTCCTATGTTgtcaatcaaagaaaataactttatttttttggtttaaaatattgagaaatttattcctAAACACGGTGTAAACTGCACATGAAAAATGGTGACTgataaaatttaaattgaaacaCAACATGTTACTTTCAATctttatcattcaccatttttttcTTGCAACTTATTACCTTGAGggatttccttattttattttattttttaattaaaaaatactttTCTCCTCGGTATTTTAATAAAACCAAGAGGTCATGTTACATAGCTACAACAACGAATCTCTATCCTACATTCATAAATGAACAATGCTCAGGATATTGCCAAGACATCAATCCACGAAAAACTATTACATTCACCACTATATATTTTATtctctttcttgtgaaagcatttgCTCAATATAATGAAATTTTTGCTTCAAGTTAAAGAAGGTTGGAAAACTTCTCTAAGATGGATTGTAAGTGCAAAAAATATTCTTGTttcaagttaaaaaaaataaaggagttCAACCTTTGAAAAGATTAGAAGTTGGATGATGGATATGCGACAAAATCTGAATTTGTTGTTCTCCAAAAATAACAGCGACGATGATGAATCTTGATGTGTTGTAATTAGTgtattttaatattctgtgtaaacaatgtaatgttttaaaaaaatatagcttATTCACCCTGGTTTTCTACTGAAATCAAGGGGTAAACATATTTTACCTCGGTTTTTGTCAAAATTAATGGGATAATTTAGTGCGATTATTGAAGATATTGATCACCTTCGTCGTCAATTTGATaagtatcaacgctcaagacattATCATTAATGATCTGCGTGAAACATAAAAACTTTCATTATAAGAACATCATGTAgcgcttgaaactatctacatccaccactTTAAGGTTTGCAAGTGCATTTGCTTGCAAGAGGAGAAAATTATTTGAGTTTAagtttgtgttcttaaatatttatttgagcagaaaatcattcatttatctaacttttttttttgttttatattagaAACAAATGCATACAAAAGCCATAAAGAATATTTGGTACCCAACATTTGATCTACCCCAAATTTTAATGGTTCGAAGATCTAAAATCAGATCTTCAAgattctttttttaatattttgtgtaaataatataatttgtaaataaattaatttattaatattttgtgtaaacaatttaacgagtatttttataaaaaaaaaaaatctatcttaCCCCTTGGTTTTAATGATAAACCGAGACATATGATGCgatagttttgaaaataataaaatgaagatGTTGGAGTTCAAAGTTATATCAGATAACTTAATCCCTAAGTTATAAATTCACTGAGAAGTAAAGTGTCTGAATTTCATGACGCTCTTCGTTATCTCGCTTTTGTAATTGAGGTTAAATGTATTTTACGTATAAAATGAAATGTGTTTGTTATGGTAGTGTATGAGAtagaataaaaaaacaatttaaaattatatatttaatatgacTAGATTAATTATTGAATCAGTTGATGTGTAATATATACAACATTCTAACTCTGTTGTCTATGGTATACCACTTCGTCTACTTTTAATTAGTTGTTCGATCCTTCcacttttaattatatttgaatttaAACTCCTTTTCTAGTAACTCTGACGAAATAGGTTCAAGCCATTACATTTGGATTTAAACTCCTTTTCTTGTAACTCTAACGAAATAGGTTCAACTCTATACACTTGTGCATATTTTTTAAAGAATCTTTTATACATGGTTTTAAACATGGCCGTTTCAAATAATTTAGAGGTTTTGTTATAATTTTAAAATCCGACATTTAATAAAAGAAATGCTTTATTCTAAAGATAGTATAGTACTCTATAAATGATATATGTTAGTATGACTCATCAATAAAAATAGTTATGAGAAAATTCTAAGCAAAAGATACTTGCAAACGCCAAACTACTTTTTGTCTTAGATCATTTGTCACTAATATTTTCTGTTAAATCATGTTTAAGATCAAAATATAGAATCATAGCACTTAGATTATTCAAATCTCGGGAAAAATTAACCGGCTTTAATAGGTAAATAAGTCACCTTACATTGAAGGTCCCCaaagaaataaattataaatattttaccaAAACTTTGACTCATACAAaattggtagggagaaccacggttcgatcccccacaactacgatcgggagggggatggaaccacttgatgccagaactcgccctcgaaccggactaaaccggtggtataaagcaaaaaaaaaaaattgatttttataactAGATCAATTGTAATCATGTGTTAATTcatattaataagaaaatataatattcaAAAACATTATTAAAATTATGATACACTCAAAATTTGGGTGCACTATGtaagtgtttacggtgatttccgataaacaaccgctagtcttccaaactataataaatatgatttggttactcgcaggatcgactagattgatcctaggacatagtcaaacaaaaggtttattgatgtgatttggttcaacctgtttgttttgatttcaagaaACTTATGTTCAAATGGTTAATCATTCGATACAACGCTAATTGCATAAGTTAGTATAACTTCGAAACATAAATCGTAATAAGAGaaacatgtaaattgcgagaaagtaaattgcaagaaaattaacatgcGAGAATGTAAGTTACAAGAatattaaattgcaagaaaagtaACATGCATGAAATTAAATGACTTTGAATGTAAAGGCATGAACAGGGAAAGAGaagtaaagaaattaaaagacatttgataaacgtaaatacacatgtattcaaattgatggtgtcattgttagctgaagatttcgtttcatattgtttgtccttcgaagaggttgagaatcgaaggaagagATGGTTATTGATGGCcgtcccttaaaaagtaaaagaatggctactgatggtcatgcctcgaagatacagacttctaagttcgttgaagatagtgaacactgaaagactaacgaaagcatatgtcttcgggacttagacaaaaattataaagtatatatttaagtgttactacttagcgtgttttcatagtgtttttacactgccacgcgtcgaagacggactcaggcgggaagatttgaaattcgaagacagtatcgtaactgtccaaatacagatggcttcgctggaagttctgatgagaaatgTGGCagtagattagtgtaggaccgttaaggtcgaaactagtataaataggggtctttatgttaggattccgtgtgttcattttgtacaaatcactcacatatttactcaagtatcaagtgttacgagaaagagttcgctgagaaaatgtacgtatgacaccaccattttaatacatgtgtattgtatttcattttcgaatacatttctgagttactacattctatttatttcttgtcatttacattcctgtatctttattttactttcgaatttactttcatgatcatttacttttaaagtccttaacgtttctgcagtttaagattctttatgttttaacaatttttaagtttcatatgttatgttatttatttttcttgttgaagttataattacatataacgaagcaattaccaagattcttgaatcgaacaatactcatcgaagaggacaaattacgaatatgattcaaataaacattgataacaatcttcttgactatgtgtcctaggatcaatctagtcgatcctgcaagtaaccaaatcatatttattatagtttggaagactagcggttgtttaccggaaatcaccgtaaacaaattggcacgcccagtgggacagtgtcacgcggattgttttaatcaattgttttgtttttgtctagacaatatcaagaccttgtatgaaccttaggaacggtaaattaaaagacagtgcacaaccgattcccaaacgaaggtacaacaggaaaatggctgttacggccagtgcagggggtgatcaggATCCCctacaaggttcaggatcaggagcggcaaattcgacttccagTCAGGGAACACAGAATACGACGGGTCCAAacggatcgagacctgcagacaaTTCCCAGACTGCGCCTGAAAATACTACAGGACATTCAGGAACTGTTCCAGTTTCGGCATCGACAACTGCACCCTCATCTACAAGTGCAGATGATGTACTGTATCCCTGGACAAACGCTGCAAACAATTCATTGGGTCAAGGCACAAGTTCTggcttcgaatggagaccaaatagtccatatggaatgccatacccattccCATTTGGAACAGACGTCCGAGGGGCAAGACCTATAAACACCTCAACTCATAatacgacattttcaccaaatgttagttcagtgggtcgaagtggacgcaacactaatttttctacccaaatacccaatttcaccacaaataaccaagcagcatttcgacaagaaatggatgcaagcaaccatgatatggtaggggttttggccagagaactaacttcagtcttgaacccactaatggcaaatgttactacgaaaaatagagaaaacgtagaaattttccaaaagatatcatcgcaaatgaatcgaatggcagaattcatgggagtaccaccacctaaaaggaaagacaaacagcctgtgaatcaagaagagaggcctattttggaacgtgtgcaagatatggttcccccacctaggacggttcctagggatataggcccctcacgaaggacggagtcgttcgaaaagactccggtaattaacttggaggattcaagtcaaaggaccgtcccctttcgacaagaaatggaggaagaacgacccagattgaggattttgggtagggacgatcatccagatgagattgtctaaagagttagaagagaaaatctggccacagaaaataatttaactgccatgatagaaagggttatggccaataatggccttagtactggactcagacgtccaaattatacatcccctatatcagattatatcatgcaaacagaattgcctaggggaactaaggttcctaaattcacaaaattttctggcgaaactaatgagtcaactgtggaacatattgctagatatttaacagaagcaggagacttggcgggaaacgaggatctaaggattaaatatttccctagttcgctgacaaaaaatgcgtttatttggttcactactttgccaccaaattcgatagacgcatgggcatacttagaaaggttgttccacgagcaattctacatgggtcaaactaagataagtctgaaagaattggccagtgttaaaagaaaattcgcagagacaattgatgactacttaaataggttccgcctgttgaaatcaagatgttttacaacggttccggaacatgaactcgtcgaaatggctgcgggtggtttggattattcaataagaaagaaactagatacccaatacctcagggacatggcccaattagcagatagggttcgacaggtcgaacgcctgaaggcggaaaaagctagggcaaataaaagctataagaaagaaagagtggcgtacgtcgaagccgagaatgttgatgaggagtctttcaatgactcatatagccctgaagaagtcgaaatagacttggctgaattaaaagaagcgccaccttatgcttgcaaattgttaaatccagcaaatggaaaaaacccagtagaaaatgataagaatgataggttccctaagaaaacttatacatttgacattaccaaatgtgatgaaatatttgatttactggtaaaagatggccaaatgatactactgttagaacaagatttgttctgatcaattatcttagttttgatgataacaataatatgaattttgcttaagataatatggtactctaatccattgcaatttccctttcaggaaatatataaagagtacgcataattcagcgctcagaagctgtgtctcaaagggttcagcatgcaacatcagaacatggtctggcaagacatcaaaagatggtcgaagcagaattagaacatgggtctatggaagcatcagaagaacaagagaacagaagcactgaagttctgatggtatcacgctcagaagcacttcaaggtcagaagatcagaagatgctatgcaccaagctgtttgactctgatgatattcaaacgttgtattcacaaacatcagatcagaaggaagtacaagtggcaagctacgctgactgacaaaaggaacgttaaaagctattctaggctacgtcagtagacacagcgtgaacaaggctcgaggtagttgacaaaagcgtataacattaaatgcgatgctgtacggaacacgcaaagcattaaatgcattcaacggtcatcttctccaacgcctataaatatgaagttctgatgagaagcaaggttaacgattctgaataaaaacaactcaaattaacttgctcaaTCGCTGttcaaaatcaaaactcagaatcttcatcttcatcaaagctcactacattgctgttgtaatatattagtgagattaagcttaaacgattaagagaaatatcacagttgtgattatcgcttttaagaagcatttgtaatactcttagaattacattaagttgtaaggaactagagtgatcgtgtggatcagaatactctaggaagtcttagaggttatctaagcaa
This genomic interval carries:
- the LOC131628518 gene encoding protein transport protein Sec61 subunit beta-like; protein product: MARSASQSSQSASSAATTRPGVMAPRGSAAATAGMRRRRLGGGNATSSSSAAGGSSGGNNMLRFYTDDAPGLKISPTVVLVMSLCFIGFVTALHVFGKLYRYRSAAGAAA